The Benincasa hispida cultivar B227 chromosome 9, ASM972705v1, whole genome shotgun sequence genome has a segment encoding these proteins:
- the LOC120084618 gene encoding uncharacterized protein LOC120084618, with the protein MLSTPLFFNFYPHPFAHKQGNHIEDISSYFLLEATGDSEIDSSVDLGGSVASTEFNDAESCTDDTPTICTNEFGKYEYEDEDEEEMVENDYDEVVESKAIGFTTKSNASIDSTKEFKMLNEVDKNRLFWETCLAS; encoded by the coding sequence ATGCTCTCAACTCCTCTCTTCTTCAACTTCTATCCTCACCCTTTTGCTCATAAACAAGGCAACCACATTGAGGATATTTCCTCTTACTTTCTCCTCGAGGCGACCGGCGACTCGGAGATTGACTCGTCGGTCGACCTCGGAGGCTCGGTCGCCTCGACGGAGTTCAACGACGCGGAATCTTGCACTGATGACACTCCTACTATATGTACTAATGAATTTGGgaaatatgaatatgaagatgaagatgaagaggagATGGTTGAGAATGATTATGATGAAGTAGTTGAAAGCAAGGCAATTGGATTCACAACAAAGTCAAATGCTTCCATTGATTCAACTAAAGAGTTCAAAATGCTGAATGAGGTGGACAAAAACAGATTGTTTTGGGAAACTTGTTTGGCTTCATAg
- the LOC120085196 gene encoding rho GTPase-activating protein 2: MTGIVMVTRGGGCGGGSKMVKGGGGAKASVTDDQNQLSVVHVLLTALRKSMVYCRVDRREDLISTVHQMEIGWPTNVRHIAHVTFDRFNGFLGLPVEFEVEIPSSVPSASASVFGVSAESMQCSTDSRGNSVPTILLLMQDRLYRQGGLKAEGIFRINPENSQEEQVRDKLNRGIIPENIDVHCLAGLIKAWFRELPSGVLDGLSPEEVLQCNTEEESVELVKQLKPTEAALLSWAVDLMADVVEEEDSNKMNARNIAMVFAPNMTQMSDPLTALMHAVQVMNLLKTLIMKTLREREEAASGGYSPMSSHSSDQQMNEDFDSQDDMDTGDESRGPNSDVENDVNDYNHSSEDGDEDEGSLSEIEECFLRQLDETKSESCRSSAGQEGDLDIDLCPRSCSRFNTESSISFTDSKNENSCLSSTSDGEDSRTSLHEDEGQSIHKEVLPIACKNFIDIQMDDKMREPVSSTSMVVASNESV, translated from the exons ATGACAGGCATTGTAATGGTCACAAGAGGTGGTGGCTGCGGCGGCGGCAGTAAAATGGTCAAAGGAGGAGGAGGAGCCAAAGCCTCAGTTACTGATGACCAAAATCAGCTCTCTGTTGTCCACGTTCTGTTGACGGCTTTAAGGAAATCAATGGTTTATTGCCGTGTTGATCGTCGGGAAGACCTCATCTCCACCGTTCATCAGATGGAAATTGGATGGCCGACAAATGTCCGACACATTGCCCATGTCACTTTCGATCGTTTCAATGGCTTTTTGGGACTTCCTGTTGAGTTTGAGGTTGAGATTCCCAGTTCTGTTCCCAGTGCCAG TGCCAGTGTGTTTGGGGTCTCAGCTGAATCAATGCAATGCTCCACTGATTCCAGAGGAAACAGCGTACCGACGATACTTTTGCTAATGCAAGATCGCTTGTATCGTCAAGGAGGTCTCAAG GCTGAAGGGATTTTTCGGATCAACCCAGAGAATAGCCAAGAGGAGCAAGTAAGGGACAAATTGAATAGAGGGATTATACCTGAAAACATTGATGTCCACTGCTTAGCTGGCCTAATTAAAGCTTGGTTTCGAGAGCTTCCATCTGGAGTGCTCGATGGACTCTCACCTGAGGAAGTTCTACAGTGTAACACTGAAGAGGAGTCGGTCGAGCTTGTTAAGCAGTTAAAGCCAACTGAGGCTGCCTTGTTGAGTTGGGCTGTGGATCTTATGGCTGATGTTGTTGAGGAAGAAGATTCCAACAAAATGAATGCGAGGAATATTGCTATGGTTTTTGCTCCAAACATGACTCAG ATGTCTGATCCATTGACGGCTTTAATGCATGCTGTTCAAGTGATGAACCTACTCAAAACACTGATTATGAAAACTTTACGAGAGCGGGAAGAGGCTGCTTCGGGAGGATATTCACCCATGTCATCTCATTCTTCTGATCAACAAATGAATGAAGATTTTGATAGTCAGGATGACATGGATACTGGTGATGAATCGAGAGGGCCAAACTCTGACGTTGAGAATGATGTCAATGATTACAATCACAGcagtgaagatggagatgaagatgAGGGGTCATTAAGTGAGATAGAGGAATGCTTCTTGAGGCAGTTGGATGAAACCAAAAGtgaatcttgcaggtcttcaGCAGGACAAGAAGGTGATTTAGATATAGATTTGTGTCCAAGAAGCTGCTCAAGATTTAACACCGAGTCTAGTATATCGTTCACTGAtagtaaaaatgaaaactcaTGCCTTAGTAGTACTAGTGATGGAGAAGATTCGAGGACGAGTTTGCACGAAGACGAGGGACAAAGCATTCATAAAGAAGTCCTCCCCATAGCATGTAAAAACTTCATTGACATTCAGATGGATGACAAAATGAGGGAACCAGTTTCGTCAACGTCCATGGTCGTTGCTTCTAACGAATCAGTCTAA